Sequence from the Candidatus Desulfofervidus auxilii genome:
TTATGAAAAATCTCCTTAAAAAAGTCAAAATTCTTATTCAACAAAAAGTAATAGAAAGATACGAACATAAAGGAAAAGTTTACTGGAGAATAAATTATGCGGCACAAATTAATTCAGGATTATCTTTTTAGAGCAGAAAAAAGGATAAAAATGTTAGAATTTTTAAAAAATGAACAGGATTATGCAGATGTAGTTCGTGAAGCTCAGGAGGTAGTAGAACTTTTGTTAAAGGCATTAATAATGTCTGTAGGTTTAGAAATTCCGAAAGTTCACGATGTATCTGGTTACATTGGTAACCATCTTGAATTTTTTCCTGAGGTAATAAAAAAGAATTTCGAAAAAATAAGATACATTTCCCGAGAATTAAGAAAAG
This genomic interval carries:
- a CDS encoding HEPN domain-containing protein produces the protein MRHKLIQDYLFRAEKRIKMLEFLKNEQDYADVVREAQEVVELLLKALIMSVGLEIPKVHDVSGYIGNHLEFFPEVIKKNFEKIRYISRELRKERELAFYGAHDWIPGEEYTLEEAERAINWAKELLELVKEAIHILSPFPKAK